The following is a genomic window from Melopsittacus undulatus isolate bMelUnd1 chromosome 8, bMelUnd1.mat.Z, whole genome shotgun sequence.
CATCAATGTCCATTCCTAATTCTCTGCAGCaactgtttctctgctttccagtcCAGAGCAGACTAAAGGAAAGTGGTAGCTTAATAAAACACAGTGGCTCTTTATTGCACCATCTCTTCCATGGTGTAATAGTGGTCCTGAACAAGGATTAGTGTGTTTTGAAAGTTTGTCCCAGCTACAGGCATTGCTCTAATGAAATAGATGACTGCAGGATCAGTCTTGCCTAACATAGGGATCTTTTTCCCAACAGAACCCAAAGGACCAAGTGGAGGTGGTGGCAGTGGCTttggaggaggtggtggtggcagtggtgggGGCTTTGGTGGTGGCGGTGGTGGCAGCTTCGGTGCTGGTGGACCGCCTGGCCTTGGAGGCCTTTTCCAAGCAGGAATGCCAAAGCTCAGATCTGCTGCAAGTCGAGATGCTGGTAAGAAAGACCTGGCAGTTCCAATGTGAACAAGTAGATGTGAAATTGTTTAAAACCTTCATAGCACTGCAGTAAATTACCTGCTGGGGTTAAAAAAGTCTTCAAATATCTTAAGGCTCTtaggaaattacatttttcagcttGAATCCTATTTTATTCTTAATACTAGGTTTTATAAGGGAGAAGTGAGGTTCCTGTTTCCACCCATCCTCCTAGTTATAGATGGAAACTAAAGATCTCAGCAATGTTGAATTTACCTGCAAAGTCCAGTCAGGCAGACTAGGTCCTGCCCTAGCTGTGGATGTGCAGGATCAGAGGTGGGGGAGCATAAAAGGGTTCCAAGTTAATTCTCCCTTGTGCACCAGGAAAAAGAATCTACTTTCCAAATGGAAAGTACATCTGCGTCAGCTCCACAACAGCATGATTTGCCATGTAGGGAGTGCATGAGGCATCCCAGCTGGCTGGTACACTGTACTTGGAGGCTTGTCCATGGCGCGCACTGTATTCTGGCTAGCAAAACAGCTATGCAAAACCTCGTGCCCCTTGGAACAAAGGAGATAGGGGGCCAGTGAGTTTTGTAAGGTTAAGGGTGTAGGATTTCACACTTGTGGATCCCAGGACTGGGCAATGGGGATTGTAGGGTGTTACAAACCTTACATATTTTAGACTAATGCAATTTTTCAGCATGTGTACAAAACAGGCTCTCAGAGCTGGTACTTTCTATTGTGTCACAGCCTATTTTGGGAACTTGCAGTAATACAAAAGTTCCTGGCATCACAGAACAGAACTTCTTCAACTGCAAAGCTGGTTGCCTTTTTTCTGATGTGCACAAGTACACCCTTGGATAACAGCTACTAGAAAGGGCTGAAAAGAGCCTTTTGCTGCACTGTTGTTAGATACCATTTAAAAGCTaagatttctttgctttcaagTTGATGATATCAAATACTtgttcttcagtgtttcttcCCTCCCTGTGTTATTGCTGGCTGTGTGATAGCTGTGTCAGTTGTGCTACCTTGAGGCCGCTTCGGTCTCTCATGAAGCCTTACCAGGACGTAACCTGCTCCTGTGGAGTACTGGTTCCCCAGTGCCATCAAAAGTGCTGCTAACTGTTCCTGCGTGCCGCGAAGGCGTGCGTGCACATGCCGGGGCTGACGCCTCAGTGTTTGCAGAGCGTTAGGGAACAGACCGTTAAGTAACCCTTGGACGAAGACCCTGTCCGACTTGTGCTGATGTTCCTTCTTATGTCCGCAGATGCCGGGGGAGCGCGCCCGCCCGCCCTGCCGCCCGGAGGCCGCCCCACAGCCGCCAAGCCCTTCACTCCTCCGAGCGGCCCGCCGCGCTTCCCTGGGCCGCCGTCGGGGCCGCGGACCTCCGCTCCCGAGCCGCAGAGGAGCCGCATGCCGCCGCCGAGGCCCGACGTCGGCTCCAAGCCCGATGCCGCGCCGCCCCCGGTGCCCAGCACGCCGCGGCCCATCGCCTCCAGCCTGCACAACCGGGGCTCGCCGCCGGTGCCGGGCTTGAGCCGTCAGCCCAGCCTGGGACCCTCGCCCCCGCCGTTCCCGGGCAGCCGGAGCTCGGGGCCGGCCGGGTCGCTCCGGCAGCCCGGCCCCAGCGCGGCGTCCCCCTTCTCCGGGCGGCCGCCGTTGCCGCCCACCCCGGGCCGGCCGTCGGAGGAGAAGCCGCCACCACCGCCGCCGCCCCCAGCCGGGCACAGGCCGCCCGCCGCCCGGGACGGGGCCCTGCCGGTGCCGCCGCCGCAGAACAGCAAGCCGCCCGTGCCCTCCGCACCCCGGCCCAGCCTCGGCTCCCCGGCGCCCCCGCCGCCTCCCAGCAGGCCGGGGCCGCCCCCCGTCCCGCCCGTCCCCGGC
Proteins encoded in this region:
- the WIPF1 gene encoding WAS/WASL-interacting protein family member 1 isoform X1, translated to MPVPPPPAPPPPPTLALANTEKPSLSRSEQAGRNALLSDITKGKKLKKTVTNDRSAPILDKPKGPSGGGGSGFGGGGGGSGGGFGGGGGGSFGAGGPPGLGGLFQAGMPKLRSAASRDADAGGARPPALPPGGRPTAAKPFTPPSGPPRFPGPPSGPRTSAPEPQRSRMPPPRPDVGSKPDAAPPPVPSTPRPIASSLHNRGSPPVPGLSRQPSLGPSPPPFPGSRSSGPAGSLRQPGPSAASPFSGRPPLPPTPGRPSEEKPPPPPPPPAGHRPPAARDGALPVPPPQNSKPPVPSAPRPSLGSPAPPPPPSRPGPPPVPPVPGGSDEMPRLPQRNISLGSCPAPGGGGGRSGPLPLPPSERPPPPVRDPPSRSGPLPPPPPISRNGSTSRALPATPQLPSRAGLDSHRGGPRPPLPPDRPGSAAPPPPPPPSAAVRNGFQDPGDDEWESRFSFHPISDLPPPEPYVHMNRSYPSKLARNESRGGSGRKERGAPPLPPIPR
- the WIPF1 gene encoding WAS/WASL-interacting protein family member 1 isoform X2, with protein sequence MPVPPPPAPPPPPTLALANTEKPSLSRSEQAGRNALLSDITKGKKLKKTVTNDRSAPILDKPKGPSGGGGSGFGGGGGGSGGGFGGGGGGSFGAGGPPGLGGLFQAGMPKLRSAASRDADAGGARPPALPPGGRPTAAKPFTPPSGPPRFPGPPSGPRTSAPEPQRSRMPPPRPDVGSKPDAAPPPVPSTPRPIASSLHNRGSPPVPGLSRQPSLGPSPPPFPGSRSSGPAGSLRQPGPSAASPFSGRPPLPPTPGRPSEEKPPPPPPPPAGHRPPAARDGALPVPPPQNSKPPVPSAPRPSLGSPAPPPPPSRPGPPPVPPVPGGSDEMPRLPQRNISLGSCPAPGGGGGRSGPLPLPPSERPPPPVRDPPSRSGPLPPPPPISRNGSTSRALPATPQLPSRAGLDSHRGGPRPPLPPDRPGSAAPPPPPPPSAAVRNGFQDPGDENEWESRFSFHPISDLPPPEPYVHMNRSYPSKLARNESRGGSGRKERGAPPLPPIPR